One Mycolicibacterium parafortuitum DNA segment encodes these proteins:
- a CDS encoding acyl-CoA dehydrogenase family protein — translation MTTPGVDPALAEMMDAVLTEHGTDAGLWRRLDDLGLVRLTGAEESGGSGAGWNEAAELLSAAVRHGVRIPLAEHDLLACWLLERVGLPCDSAVRTVCVLDGDGRAVGVPWASRADRIVVVWPHGDGHAVADVAADMLTITPGANMIGEPRDSVHADTGALTGAAVPTAALTQLWHRSALVRAVQICAALDRALALSVEHASSRQQFGRPLAKFQAVQHQIADIAAEAALARSATEAALSRAAATDWTGDDLEFLVAAARSCAGHATTVVVRGAHQVHGAIGTTREHRLHEFTRAALAWRSEFGSVRYWDARLTDMALQASPGRLWGLICP, via the coding sequence ATGACGACACCCGGTGTGGACCCCGCCCTGGCCGAGATGATGGACGCGGTGTTGACCGAACACGGCACCGACGCCGGCCTGTGGCGCCGCCTCGACGACCTCGGACTGGTCCGGTTGACAGGCGCCGAGGAATCCGGCGGGAGCGGCGCGGGCTGGAACGAGGCCGCCGAACTGTTGTCCGCCGCCGTGCGCCACGGCGTCCGGATTCCGCTGGCCGAACACGACCTGCTGGCGTGCTGGCTGCTCGAGAGAGTGGGGCTGCCGTGCGATTCCGCGGTGCGGACGGTGTGTGTCCTGGACGGAGACGGGCGGGCCGTCGGGGTGCCGTGGGCGTCGCGTGCGGACCGGATCGTCGTCGTGTGGCCGCACGGCGACGGTCACGCCGTCGCCGACGTGGCGGCCGACATGCTCACCATCACCCCCGGCGCCAACATGATCGGTGAGCCGAGGGACTCGGTACACGCCGACACCGGCGCGTTGACCGGGGCCGCTGTGCCCACCGCGGCGCTCACGCAATTGTGGCACCGCTCGGCGCTGGTGCGTGCCGTCCAGATCTGCGCCGCGCTGGACCGTGCCCTCGCACTGTCCGTCGAGCACGCGTCGTCACGACAGCAGTTCGGCCGACCGCTTGCGAAATTCCAGGCGGTGCAACATCAGATCGCCGACATCGCCGCCGAGGCCGCACTGGCCCGGTCGGCCACCGAAGCCGCGCTGTCGCGCGCGGCCGCGACCGACTGGACCGGAGACGACCTGGAATTCCTTGTCGCCGCGGCCCGTTCGTGCGCCGGTCACGCGACCACCGTGGTCGTGCGCGGCGCCCACCAGGTGCACGGAGCCATCGGCACCACCCGCGAGCACCGGCTGCACGAGTTCACCCGGGCCGCACTGGCGTGGCGTTCGGAGTTCGGCTCGGTGCGGTACTGGGACGCCCGGCTGACCGACATGGCGCTGCAGGCGAGCCCTGGACGCCTGTGGGGCCTGATCTGTCCGTAG
- a CDS encoding acyl-CoA dehydrogenase family protein, whose translation MALPRLVPASADDAPTHEELRHQVREFLAEQRAAGAFTPSPDAWLSGWDEGFTAALAQRGWLGMTVPQAYGGHGRTFGERFAVTEELLAAGAPVAAHWIADRQIVPSLLKSGTDFQKSHFLPRIVRGECFFGIGMSEPDSGSDLASVRTKAERADGGWVLTGTKVWTSGAHLAHAFIALARTEPMDPAHRHAGLSQFIVDLRGPGVDIRPIVSMNGAHHFNEVILDGAFVPDEMVFGTIGQGWQQVTSELSFERSGPERFLSTFVLLDVCAEHTAAQRFPRNEDLGRLVARIAGLHQMSSAVAGALQRHEPADVPAAVVKVLGTTTEGDIAEFAHLALDSAVDGEFSTMFSTMATAAVDQRPGFTLRGGTNEVLRGVIARGLGIR comes from the coding sequence ATGGCACTACCCCGGCTCGTCCCCGCATCGGCCGACGACGCGCCCACCCACGAGGAGCTGCGTCACCAGGTCCGCGAGTTCCTCGCCGAACAACGCGCCGCCGGTGCGTTCACCCCGTCCCCGGATGCGTGGCTGAGCGGATGGGACGAGGGGTTCACCGCCGCGCTGGCCCAACGCGGCTGGCTGGGGATGACGGTGCCGCAGGCCTACGGCGGGCACGGCCGCACCTTCGGCGAACGGTTCGCCGTCACCGAGGAACTGCTGGCGGCGGGAGCACCCGTCGCGGCGCACTGGATCGCCGACCGGCAGATCGTGCCGTCACTTCTGAAGTCCGGCACCGACTTCCAGAAGTCACATTTCCTGCCCAGGATCGTGCGCGGCGAGTGCTTCTTCGGCATCGGGATGAGCGAACCGGATTCCGGCTCGGACCTCGCCAGCGTGCGCACCAAGGCCGAACGCGCCGACGGCGGCTGGGTGCTGACCGGCACCAAGGTCTGGACGTCCGGCGCCCACCTCGCGCATGCGTTCATCGCGCTGGCCCGCACCGAGCCGATGGATCCCGCACACCGCCACGCCGGGCTGAGCCAGTTCATCGTCGACCTGCGCGGCCCGGGTGTGGACATCCGCCCGATCGTGTCGATGAACGGCGCCCACCACTTCAACGAGGTGATCCTCGACGGCGCGTTCGTACCCGACGAGATGGTGTTCGGCACGATCGGGCAGGGGTGGCAGCAGGTCACCTCAGAGCTCAGCTTCGAGCGCAGCGGCCCCGAACGGTTCCTGTCGACGTTCGTGCTGCTTGACGTGTGCGCGGAACACACGGCCGCACAACGTTTTCCGCGTAACGAGGACCTCGGCAGGCTGGTCGCCAGGATCGCCGGACTCCACCAGATGTCCTCCGCGGTCGCCGGCGCACTCCAACGGCACGAACCCGCCGACGTGCCCGCGGCCGTGGTGAAGGTGCTGGGCACCACCACCGAAGGCGATATCGCGGAGTTCGCCCACCTCGCCCTCGACAGCGCGGTGGATGGGGAGTTCTCGACGATGTTCTCGACGATGGCCACCGCCGCGGTGGATCAGCGTCCCGGCTTCACGCTGCGCGGCGGAACCAACGAGGTGCTGCGCGGCGTCATCGCCCGCGGATTGGGAATCCGATGA
- a CDS encoding ComEA family DNA-binding protein translates to MSTELPADRLRRRLGAGPDTAEDEEDEPPDTTLSRWLPADSGGGPPAWLVKIRADPGRAGVIALGVVGAVAVLVTVLTLIGDRTPAVVSAKLPPVETVSSTAPPAGGAGGTEPVVVSVVGLVRTPGLVTLSPGARIADALDAAGGPLDGADVLGLNMARRVADGEQIVVGIGAPPGQPTQMGSAVVGQAGGSASAAPPENGAAPGGLIDLNSATAEQLDTLPGVGPVTAAAIVAWRDANGRFSSVDQLGDVDGIGPARLDKLRDLVRV, encoded by the coding sequence ATGTCCACCGAACTGCCCGCCGACCGGCTGCGCCGCCGCCTGGGTGCCGGTCCCGATACCGCGGAGGACGAGGAGGACGAACCGCCGGACACCACGTTGTCGCGATGGCTTCCGGCCGACAGCGGGGGCGGTCCGCCGGCCTGGCTGGTGAAGATCCGGGCCGACCCCGGACGCGCGGGGGTGATCGCGCTCGGTGTCGTCGGCGCGGTCGCGGTGCTGGTGACCGTGCTGACGCTGATCGGCGACAGGACGCCCGCGGTGGTCTCGGCCAAGCTGCCGCCGGTGGAGACGGTCTCCTCGACCGCACCGCCCGCCGGTGGCGCCGGCGGCACCGAACCAGTGGTGGTCAGCGTGGTCGGGCTGGTGCGCACGCCGGGCCTGGTCACGTTGTCGCCCGGGGCCCGGATCGCCGACGCGCTCGACGCCGCGGGCGGGCCGCTCGACGGCGCGGACGTGCTCGGTCTGAACATGGCCAGGCGCGTCGCCGACGGCGAGCAGATCGTGGTCGGAATCGGTGCGCCGCCGGGGCAGCCGACCCAGATGGGCAGTGCGGTGGTCGGGCAAGCGGGCGGCTCCGCATCCGCTGCCCCTCCTGAAAATGGTGCGGCCCCAGGCGGATTGATCGACCTGAACAGCGCGACCGCCGAACAGCTCGACACGCTTCCCGGAGTCGGGCCGGTGACCGCCGCTGCGATCGTCGCCTGGCGAGACGCCAACGGCCGGTTCAGCAGCGTCGACCAACTCGGCGACGTCGACGGCATCGGCCCGGCGCGGTTGGACAAGCTGCGCGACCTGGTCCGGGTGTGA
- a CDS encoding ComEC/Rec2 family competence protein, translated as MDLRLVPAALAGWAVTAAGILWLRAGAVTALAVAVTVTAALGGWAGRRTPGGPHRMPVAAVLAVALIGAGFAVAVVVRVAAVDGHPVAGYVGTVTTVTVTPTETPRVLEGGRTMFRGSLAALDGARSSGDVLVFAPGGDYARLAAGQPAAFRARIGRPTRRDLTVAVLTATGDPTVGEAAAVHRAAHHLRTRFADAARLALPPDQAAMLPALVLGDTSSVPATATAEFRRSGLTHLTAVSGANVTIVCGAVLLSAVVIGPRAAVALAAVALVAFVVVVQPSASVLRAALMGAITLLAVVSHRRRQALPALAATVVAVMVAAPRLAVDVGFALSVSATAALIVIAPGWSRRLVDRGWPRPLADAVSVAVAAQLVTAPLVAGISGSMSLVAVAANLAVAPVIPPITVLGTAAAALCAVWPAGAEVLIRFTGPEVWWLLGVARWAARMPAAAVPMPSGATGVLIAAMLMLAAAAGWHWVVSGRRDTIVR; from the coding sequence GTGGACCTGAGGCTGGTGCCCGCCGCGCTGGCCGGCTGGGCGGTGACCGCGGCGGGCATCCTGTGGCTGCGTGCCGGCGCGGTCACCGCGCTGGCTGTCGCGGTCACGGTGACCGCGGCGCTGGGCGGGTGGGCCGGGCGCCGTACCCCGGGCGGACCACACCGGATGCCGGTGGCCGCGGTGCTGGCGGTCGCGCTGATCGGTGCGGGGTTCGCGGTCGCGGTCGTGGTGCGGGTCGCCGCGGTGGACGGTCACCCCGTCGCGGGTTACGTCGGCACCGTCACCACCGTGACGGTCACGCCGACGGAGACCCCACGCGTGCTGGAGGGTGGCCGCACCATGTTCCGCGGGTCGCTGGCGGCGTTGGACGGGGCACGCTCGTCGGGCGATGTGCTGGTGTTCGCCCCGGGCGGTGACTATGCGCGTCTGGCCGCCGGCCAGCCCGCCGCGTTCCGGGCCCGGATCGGCAGGCCCACACGACGTGATCTCACGGTGGCGGTGCTCACCGCCACCGGCGACCCCACGGTCGGGGAGGCCGCTGCGGTCCACCGGGCCGCGCACCATCTGCGCACCCGGTTCGCCGATGCCGCGCGCCTGGCGCTGCCGCCGGATCAGGCCGCGATGCTGCCGGCGTTGGTGCTGGGGGACACCAGCTCCGTTCCGGCCACCGCGACGGCCGAGTTCCGCCGGTCCGGTCTGACCCACCTGACCGCGGTCTCGGGTGCCAACGTCACGATCGTGTGCGGCGCGGTGCTGTTGTCGGCGGTGGTGATCGGGCCGAGAGCGGCGGTCGCGCTGGCCGCGGTGGCGTTGGTGGCGTTCGTCGTCGTGGTGCAGCCGTCGGCGAGCGTGCTGCGTGCCGCGTTGATGGGGGCGATCACGTTGCTGGCCGTGGTGTCGCACCGGCGCAGGCAGGCGTTGCCCGCGCTGGCGGCCACCGTCGTCGCGGTGATGGTCGCCGCGCCGAGGCTCGCGGTCGACGTCGGGTTCGCGCTGTCGGTGTCGGCGACCGCGGCGTTGATCGTGATCGCCCCGGGGTGGTCTCGCCGCCTGGTCGACCGCGGGTGGCCGCGCCCGCTCGCCGACGCGGTCAGTGTCGCGGTGGCCGCCCAACTGGTCACCGCACCGCTGGTGGCCGGGATCTCGGGGTCGATGAGCCTGGTCGCGGTCGCCGCGAACCTGGCGGTGGCTCCTGTGATCCCGCCGATCACGGTGCTCGGGACGGCCGCGGCGGCCCTGTGCGCGGTGTGGCCCGCCGGGGCGGAGGTGCTGATCCGGTTCACCGGCCCCGAGGTGTGGTGGCTGCTCGGCGTCGCGCGGTGGGCGGCACGGATGCCCGCCGCCGCGGTACCGATGCCGTCCGGGGCGACCGGTGTGCTGATCGCGGCCATGCTGATGCTCGCCGCGGCGGCGGGATGGCATTGGGTGGTGTCGGGGCGACGTGACACGATCGTGCGGTGA